One Babylonia areolata isolate BAREFJ2019XMU chromosome 20, ASM4173473v1, whole genome shotgun sequence DNA segment encodes these proteins:
- the LOC143295049 gene encoding uncharacterized protein LOC143295049, with protein sequence MRGKRGCALKLAFVLHVLGFVALLAGIATPYWSGVEDGHEGLLVSITATGQDWAFRDFNVMKKAGSSEAVLYLTVSVWLGVAGVLMEFFLLEAFAMALCNASCGKRYNPDWLMLFSLLAGLTAITSLAMFEQYTGRSFQQSTDVKTDISRGLVIVYIAAVFLSTFLTVCDRSAHSDSNNNSKK encoded by the exons ATGCGCGGGAAGAGGGGGTGTGCCCTCAAGCTGGCCTTCGTGCTGCACGTGCTCGGCTTTGTGGCTTTGCTGGCAGGAATCGCCACGCCCTACTGGTCAGGTGTTGAGGACGGACATGAGGGTCTGCTGGTCAGCATCACGGCCACGGGTCAGGACTGGGCCTTCCGGGACTTCAACGTCATGAAGaaag CGGGGTCGAGCGAGGCGGTCCTGTACCTGACGGTGTCCGTGTGGCTGGGTGTGGCGGGGGTGCTGATGGAGTTCTTTCTCCTGGAAGCCTTCGCCATGGCTCTCTGCAACGCCTCCTGCGGGAAACGCTACAACCCGGACTGGCTCATGCTCTTCTCCCTCCTGGCGG ggctgACCGCCATAACCTCACTGGCGATGTTCGAGCAGTACACAGGGCGCAGTTTCCAGCAGAGTACTGACGTCAAGACGGACATTTCCCGGGGACTGGTCATCGTCTACATCGCCGCTGTCTTCCTGTCCACCTTCCTCACCGTCTGTGACCGCTCTGcacacagcgacagcaacaacaacagcaagaagtgA